DNA sequence from the Carassius gibelio isolate Cgi1373 ecotype wild population from Czech Republic chromosome A14, carGib1.2-hapl.c, whole genome shotgun sequence genome:
AATGTGAATACTTGTAATATTTCCTCCATTCTTAAGATTTTTTTCAGGAGTgtaatattacactttaaaattatttcctatttgaatatattttaaagtgtcacTTATTTCTGTGAAGATAAAGCCATCATCagtctttcctccagtcttcagtgtcaaataattcttcagaaatcattctaatatgctgatttgctgctcaagaaacatttctgattattgtctgttgtgcttaatatttttgtggaaacgtagatacatttttttggatttgtgatgaatggaaagttcaaaagaacagcaattactTGAAATAGAAGTTTTTTTGtaacataacaaataaataaattcaatgctcaatagaagtatgaatttctttaaaaaataaaaaataaaaactgaccgCAATTTTTAGAAAGGTAGTgcacaccaatttttttttttcagcattcttttcTACAGATTACATTTAATATGAATTGACATCCTATTATAGTTCCATAATGTTGAGTAATTACAAATGGAGCTATATTGCAAATATTTAGTGAGAAAATGTGTGCAATTCATTTTATCCACTGAGAATTGATGCATTAATGGCCTTGGGACCCGATTTGTGTAACCTTGATGAAAGATTATGTAAACAATCTTCTTATTTGAAAGGTTTTTCATTCTTATCAGTTGATACCCATATTTAAAACCATGTTTTCGCTACCTACTTTTCGACTAAAGTGATTCACAGCAATAAAGATTTACCCTGCTCGGCTAAAAGCCCTAACCAGGCAGAACCCAGATAGAGCAAACCCTTGTAAAAGGTTATTGAGCCAGACATATCAATACATTATCTCCTTCTTGCAAACACATTTATTGCAAGTGCTTCTGAGTCTATATAGCAAGACACTTCTTTAatggaaattaaaaataacctgAAAAAGAGTAAAGCAGACAAATTTGCTCCTAAATTCTCAATCTCATAATGCCACGCTCCTCAATACCCAATACTCAGACTGCAATTATTCACAGGAATCTTTTCTTAGTTACCTTTTGGCCGGTTCTGTATATCTAAAGACACCGTTACTTCATTTTCTCGCTCTCTACGCTTTGCCATCATCATCTGGAGCACACTGTACCACCACAGCATCCATGAGCTCCACTCACTTTTCTCCTGAAGCTAGTATAACATACTTAGGGTGCTCCATCCACCCTAAATCATGTAATAGGCTGTCAAATACTCATATATCAGGCAGTAATACTGTCTGCTCCTCGGCCACCCCTGACGGGCTCACCTTTATGCTGATGATAGAGATGGCACAGGTTGGGGGGGTTGGCAGAGGTGGgcgaaggagagagagagagagagagagagtgagagagagagcatctcCATCAGGCTGCCAGCCAGAGCCAGTGATTAATTCCAGCAGATGCCTGGTATTTGCCTCTAAACGTGGGGGTGTGAttcgctctctatctctctctctctctctctctctctctctctctctctctctctgtacccAGGCTGGCTGGCAGATCTTAATGAAATATTAACCAGCAGGAGATAGACCGAACGAGCGAGGACAAGCACAGGCGTGGGCTTCGGCGTAGGTGCGGGGAGAACCGGCCTTTCATAACAAGGAAAAGGAGAAACCCCTTCCacatgagaatatatatatatatacacaaacgaGCCAATTTCACATCAGGTTAGACAAGCTACCCAGGCTGTCCCATCTCTTCCACCCCATTCCCTGGTAAGGGAACACCCTCCCACTACTCTTGTTAAGCTTCTGAGTCACCAACTGCCTCCCCGTGTCCTCATCTGAGGTTCTGGTTATATAAAGCTGTTGATCATTAGAAGGCCGACATTCGCCTACATCTCTCTTCGAGACACCTGTGCAATTATATTGCAGTCCATATCAGTCTATTCATGATCATTTTTATCTTTCATTGTATTCAATTTATGGCAAGCATAGTCATCTATCaaaatttgttgatttttttttttctatgatgcACTGCTTTATTGATTTTTTCCTCAGTAGAACAAGATGTGTTTGAGGTTTCTATTTTAACTGTGCACGATTCTGCATGTTATTCCAAAGGTGGAAAATGTCTGTTTGTAGTCTTGCGTCATGAACCTGCTGCACCTGTGAAACGGCTTTTCTTTTTCGGCCGATGTCAGAAAAAAACTTCTTAATAAACCGCTTTTGTGTGAAAACAGCTCATAAATAAACACTGACTGCCTGCTCACAAATCTATAATGTGCCCGTTATGTCATTTTTGTTAGTAGGCTACTTTTAGGCTacttaaaaaacagttttattggaGATGTTGCAAACAGTTTTGTAACAGGTAGTCTAAAACTCTGATTTAGCAGCCATTATATTATGTAGTATAGCATGCCATTCTGCCATTCAGTATGTTGTCTATTTGTAATGCACTTTGAATTTTAGACACCACACTGAATGGACTgctcacagcctcgttttcataCGCGTTAAATTCAAATGGTCTCTACTCTGACTATGGTCTATTGAGTCAGCAAAGTTCCATCGATCTCTCTGCCAAAGCTACGAGGCACTCCCTGCTCCTTTCCTGAATTTACAGAGCATCAGTACACCACCGGCGTCCGGAGAGCGTGCTGCAGCGCTTATTTGCATGGGTGTCGGGGGTTGAGTGACAGAGAGGATCCCTGTGTATCGAGTCCGGGACATCCCCCAATTAAACAGATCTCCTCTCTCCTCTGTCAGCACTCGCCATCCATCAGTGCCAGCTAGGCGGCCGTGCACTGAATAGTGTCGCTTCTAAATCAAAACAAGCAAGcgggtttaattaaaaaaataaaaataataataaaaaaaaaataattattattatttatatatatatatatggaatatattatatatatatatatatatgtggaaaACATATAGCGACTTGGAGTAACATACATTAGTTTTAATAGGTCTTTTATAATGCTGAAAAAGAAACTGGGAAATCAAAACGGGTGACTGCTCATAGTTATCGCATTAAAAGTAGTAAGTTCTGTTACAGTGTCTAATTCATAAATGAACGTGTTGCATAGAGTAAAACAAAGCTGCTCGCCTGTGCTCCACTACAACTGCGTTGTAATGTGTTCAGTTTAGTACGTTGGAATAAATAAGCCTTTcttgtattttcattttgaagttttttttcttctctctagtCATTAGAATTAAAGTGCCTGTGCTAATGTTGCAATAACTTATTATTTCTGAACTGAAGGCGCACTGTTGTTTTAagtgttaagaaaaaaaaagttctctcTCATAAATCTTGGAACGGGCGAGGCAGCATACTGCTGACATTAGTTATTGTGCGGAGCTCTGGACTTCAATTGCACCCAAGCCTCCCTTTCTCTGCCAAGCGCCGATCAGCGCTACATCAGGAAACTCCAAATAAGGGCATGGAAGTGGAAACCCACCGGAATCAAGCCTTATGTAGTCACGACCTTATATGGCATGGCGGAGCGGTATCTTCCGGCTTGTGCTCTGCTACAGCGCAGACGGGAAACCCGACATTTTAGCGAGACTTTTGAGCAGAAATGGTCGAACTgcgtttctctttctctcagcgAGACACTGCGCTAACACGCATTGGTTTGCTGTGGAGGAGGAACGGGCATCTCCCCTCCATTTAATGCACGGATTTAATGTTTAAGCTCCCCAATCTGCTTTTTCCCCCTAGGCAAACGTCATGTGTCCTCCACTGCAGTGCCTAAATATGGGCTTCCTCCACTCCAAATATGGACATCTACGTCACGGCAAGAGGGTATATAAAGGAGTCGGGATTCTCTGAGCTGAGAAAGAGCTTAGAGAGCCCAAGCGATTCAGCACTCGTGCAGACAGCTGACAGGCAACACgttgcgatatatatatataaatataacaaacacgttaaataaatgtgacagtcaattcaaaacaacaacagaaacaaaacatCGACCTAATTTGctgaaaaagtgaaaattaggGAATGATCAGAAGGGACATTCTGAATCTCACTTGTTTTTTCTGAGACATAGTGGATTTGTTCTGCATCTTTGGACAATCAAAAAAGGAGAAGAGTGAAGACAACTGGAAGACAAACTGTGAGAGTGAGGAGATCAACAGAAAGAAGGAGAGACAGACATAGCAGCATCTTCACATTTGTCGTCCCTGAGGGGTTTAGCTGCTGATCTCTCCACTACACTTCTCTCCTCACCGAGCTCACTCCAGAGAGCAATGGCTGCAGCCAAGACAGAGATGCTCCTGCCTGCTCTGCAGATCTCCGACCACCTGAGCTTCCCTCACTCCCCCATGGATAACTATCCCAAGCTGGAGGAGATGATCATGCTGAACTCAGGAACTCCATTCCTCAATGCCACGGCACCTGAAGGCACAGGCTTTGGCTCTGGGGATCCCGGGGATCAGTTTGACCACCTTGCTGGAGGTAAGCactaaatccattttgattacaTTGCATGGTAAAAAAGCTGCATGCTGCTTTTATAAAGAGAATTGCGagagttgttttttttgtgtgctaAAAATACAGTTGTTAATTATAATGTCTCTTTATGCTTTATATGACtttgtttaaatgtaaacttatacATTTAAGAGTtattataataacatattttgaaattaatttgaactgatgttaagtttaaatgtaaattttcaacAAAGCTGACAGCAAATTACTAAGTATTTATTACTAAGTAAAATCATCTGAATGAATGAGACATTAAGAATTTGCAGGACAGCTTAATTTAAAACCCAATTTTTGAATCGTTGAAAGTACAGACTGAATAATTATAAACTGTGCGAGTGGGAAAGAGAGATCAGGATGACAGTAATGAGAAAGGGAGCGCTGAGAGAAGTGCACATGCAGATGGTTTAGCTTGCGCTGGCTCTTGTCTCCGAGGGAGAtcggtaaatgtgtgtgtgtgtgttagtgtgttttGGTGGGGGGAGGGGGTGTCCCTGCACTCCATCAGCACCTGCTGCTCTGTCTGAGATTGTGGGAAAACACAGTCTCGACAGCCAGAAGGACCCCCACAACTAAAACACCTTTGGGATCATTTATGTGCAATCAAATGAGCTCAAGACAATTTAGAGTTAACTAGCTGTGCTATGGTTTCTAATCCACTCTCTCCCTGTTTTGTGCTTGCTTTTGCAGACACGCTTTCAGAAATTGCCATCGAGAAATCTCTGGCAGATCAGACCTACTCCACCCAACGGCTGCCCCCCATCTCTTACACGGGCCGTTTCACCCTCGAACCTGCGCACAACTGCAGTAACAGTCTGTGGGCTGAGCCTCTGTTCAGTCTGGTGAGTGGGCTGGTGGGCATCAACCCACCCCCCACCTCCATTCCGTCCTCGAACTCTCAGGCAactccctcctcttcctcttcttcagcTTCCATTCCCTCTTCCACGTCATCCACATCCAGCGCCAGCCTGAGCTGCTCCGTCCACATGAGTGAGCCTAACCCTATCTACTCAGCGGCTCCCACTTACTCCAGCGCTAGCCCAGACATCTTCCCTGAGTCTGGCCCAAACTTCTCCACCACAGTGGGCACCTCACTGCAGTACCACCCTTCGACATACAGCAACAGCAAGGCCTGTAGCACCAGCTTCCCTGTGCCGATGATCCCCGACTACCTGTTTCCCCAACAGCAGAGTGAGATAAGCTTGGTGGCCCCAGATCAGAAGCCCTTCCAGACACAAGGGGGTCAACAGCCCTCCCTAACGCCGCTGTCCACCATCAAGGCCTTTGCTACCCAAACCGGTTCTCAGGACCTGAAAAGCGTCTACCAATCTCAGCTAATCAAGCCAAGTCGCATGCGCAAGTACCCAAACCGGCCAAGCAAAACACCTCCACACGAGCGCCCCTACGCATGCCCCGTTGAGACCTGTGACCGTCGCTTCTCGCGCTCAGACGAGCTGACGCGCCACATCCGCATCCACACTGGCCAGAAGCCCTTCCAGTGCAGGATCTGCATGCGCAACTTCAGCCGCAGCGACCACCTGACGACCCACATCCGCACACACACGGGCGAGAAGCCCTTTGCTTGTGAGATCTGCGGCCGCAAGTTCGCCCGCAGCGATGAGCGCAAGCGCCACACTAAGATCCACCTTCGGCAGAAGGACAAGAAGGTGGAGAAAGGCACCACTGCAGTCCAGAGCTCGGTTACCAACATATCCATCTCAGCTTCCTCGCCAGTGTCCAGCTACCCCTCTCCCATCACTTCGTACCCCTCTCCGGTCTCCTCCTTCCCATCCCCAGTGAACTCCTGCTACTCCTCACCAGTCCACAATTCCTACCCCTCCCCTTCCATAGCTACCACTTACCCCTCAGCAACCAGCACCTACCAGACACAGATGACAACCTCCTTTCATACCTCGGTGGCCAGCAACATCTACAGTTCTCCCGTCACAACTCCAATGTCCGACATGCAAGCCACGCTTTCCCCTCGGACATCGGACATCTGCTGAGACTTTTGTCACCCACCCCAGACTCCCAGGCTCTCCCTTGACTCAAAGGGACGGAAAGCATCAATGACTTCTAAGTCCCCTCTGCAAAAAGCACTTTTCTGCCCATGCTCCCAACATGGCTCGGTTACAAAACAGTCAAGGACTCAGCAAAGACTTTTGATAACAAAAGGGATTTTTGTGTCGTTCTCTCCCTTTCGAATCCTTTCCTTTCAAACGAGGCATACGAGACtttcaaataacaaacaaaagcaaCAGGCTTCCGCAAGCTTTCCCTTGCAATGCAGGATGGCCAAAGGACCTTAACAGTGCCATCGAAGCCTGTGGGCAACAGGCTCAAAAGAAGCTTGACACGACAGGTGTACAGTTACAAAATACGTTTGAATAATAT
Encoded proteins:
- the LOC128027796 gene encoding early growth response protein 1, which translates into the protein MAAAKTEMLLPALQISDHLSFPHSPMDNYPKLEEMIMLNSGTPFLNATAPEGTGFGSGDPGDQFDHLAGDTLSEIAIEKSLADQTYSTQRLPPISYTGRFTLEPAHNCSNSLWAEPLFSLVSGLVGINPPPTSIPSSNSQATPSSSSSSASIPSSTSSTSSASLSCSVHMSEPNPIYSAAPTYSSASPDIFPESGPNFSTTVGTSLQYHPSTYSNSKACSTSFPVPMIPDYLFPQQQSEISLVAPDQKPFQTQGGQQPSLTPLSTIKAFATQTGSQDLKSVYQSQLIKPSRMRKYPNRPSKTPPHERPYACPVETCDRRFSRSDELTRHIRIHTGQKPFQCRICMRNFSRSDHLTTHIRTHTGEKPFACEICGRKFARSDERKRHTKIHLRQKDKKVEKGTTAVQSSVTNISISASSPVSSYPSPITSYPSPVSSFPSPVNSCYSSPVHNSYPSPSIATTYPSATSTYQTQMTTSFHTSVASNIYSSPVTTPMSDMQATLSPRTSDIC